In Desulfovibrio inopinatus DSM 10711, the following proteins share a genomic window:
- a CDS encoding BMP family lipoprotein produces the protein MCGVQSQKADAEAGKSFCAPGVSAPRRRREPETGGKHHIGAKTVFSGSTIYQAAGGAGPAVLEAAAKRGKLGIGVDRNQNGLFPGYVLTSMIKRTDQVVYAALMHAWRGVWRDNIKHFGIVQNAIGLIFDENNANLVTDDMRQRIETLRSKIALGEIHIHDYVTDNSCP, from the coding sequence ATGTGCGGCGTTCAATCTCAGAAAGCTGATGCGGAAGCTGGGAAGTCTTTTTGCGCTCCTGGCGTTTCTGCTCCTCGGAGGAGGCGCGAACCAGAGACCGGCGGCAAGCATCACATAGGCGCTAAAACGGTTTTTTCAGGCTCGACTATTTATCAGGCTGCAGGCGGTGCCGGTCCGGCTGTTCTTGAGGCCGCAGCCAAGCGAGGGAAACTCGGCATCGGGGTTGATCGCAATCAAAATGGTCTCTTTCCCGGTTATGTGCTGACGTCGATGATCAAACGCACCGACCAAGTTGTCTACGCCGCCCTTATGCATGCCTGGCGAGGAGTCTGGCGTGATAACATCAAGCACTTTGGTATTGTACAAAATGCCATCGGGCTTATTTTTGATGAAAACAATGCCAATCTCGTCACAGACGATATGCGCCAGCGTATTGAAACTCTCAGAAGTAAAATTGCTTTGGGAGAAATCCACATACACGATTATGTGACTGATAATAGCTGCCCCTAG